A single genomic interval of Lathyrus oleraceus cultivar Zhongwan6 chromosome 7, CAAS_Psat_ZW6_1.0, whole genome shotgun sequence harbors:
- the LOC127103745 gene encoding uncharacterized protein LOC127103745 yields MHLNPSSGQLQGQHPVQVRNQFPQQTPMMRPNQSHAMYPNQQVALLPPSVQGQSNPPLQPQPGYTPNQQTGQTNQRPILPPVEQILAQQPFAQHQTPMPSHLRPQGPPVHSFSKHAYPQSKGNNTALSQNVVRRPSIPNHAGHVPPFAHSANTIPVRPGNQNMLVGTNNQVQSRAPEPIERQGDVTEQQTDSASGKLGKNVSKSEKETRLKPTEVRSKQNSEDPHSVKTLGLNVNAFENGDTLNKNVGKGEASESTKVQHDSNEHSIVHGNEIQGGPPLKTETIPSESETDKLHSDDTRTPQPPPNPGYFQLNFGLTCII; encoded by the coding sequence ATGCACTTGAATCCTTCAAGTGGGCAGCTCCAGGGCCAGCATCCTGTCCAGGTGCGGAATCAGTTTCCTCAGCAAACTCCAATGATGCGCCCAAATCAGTCTCATGCTATGTATCCTAATCAGCAGGTAGCTTTGTTGCCTCCATCTGTTCAGGGTCAAAGCAACCCTCCTCTGCAACCGCAGCCAGGATACACTCCTAATCAACAAACTGGACAAACCAACCAACGTCCTATTTTGCCACCGGTTGAACAAATATTAGCTCAACAACCATTTGCACAACACCAGACCCCAATGCCATCTCATCTTCGGCCTCAAGGTCCTCCAGTACATTCATTTTCCAAGCATGCTTATCCCCAGTCCAAGGGTAATAATACCGCACTATCTCAAAATGTCGTTAGAAGGCCTTCAATTCCCAATCATGCAGGACACGTACCGCCATTTGCACACTCTGCCAATACAATTCCTGTTAGACCAGGGAATCAGAATATGTTGGTTGGGACCAATAATCAAGTGCAGTCAAGGGCACCAGAACCAATTGAAAGACAAGGTGATGTCACTGAGCAACAAACTGACTCTGCCTCGGGGAAACTTGGAAAAAATGTGTCGAAATCTGAAAAAGAAACAAGGTTGAAACCCACTGAGGTTAGGAGTAAGCAAAATAGTGAAGATCCACACTCTGTGAAGACTTTAGGCCTAAATGTTAATGCATTTGAAAATGGTGATACGTTGAATAAGAATGTTGGAAAGGGTGAGGCTTCTGAAAGCACCAAGGTTCAACATGATAGTAATGAGCATTCTATTGTACATGGCAATGAGATTCAAGGTGGACCTCCACTGAAGACAGAGACAATACCCTCTGAATCGGAAACTGATAAACTGCACAGTGATGATACTCGTACTCCACAACCACCTCCAAACCCTGGCTATTTCCAGCTTAACTTTGGCCTTACCTGCATCATATGA